The following proteins are co-located in the Salvelinus fontinalis isolate EN_2023a chromosome 29, ASM2944872v1, whole genome shotgun sequence genome:
- the LOC129827280 gene encoding T-cell surface antigen CD2-like — translation MEAVLGLLVISAGVSHGLETSCDAREDGSQCYGALGGTVYLQLTDATRYDELSFWKGSTGAKTEILKTKKDKLVIRDTLIRDRVHFFINNGTLRINNTRRNDSGEYLLETFNSVGVALGTRGLQLFIEAPVSSPQLSSECLSHGEMRVSCYSEGDGPQYSWTLDGQTLRDTKASSDNETNTITLKKGLSGNLTCTIRNYISSDSISKIISPCPEPGVSVFVYFQIAEVFIPLTICLGSYYFYKKETYHHEEG, via the exons ATGGAGGCTGTTTTAGGACTGTTGGTAATCTCAGCAGGAGTGTCTCATG GCTTGGAGACTTCCTGTGATGCTAGAGAAGATGGATCTCAGTGTTATGGAGCTCTGGGAGGAACTGTCTATCTCCAGCTGACTGATGCCACGAGATATGATGAACTCTCATTTTGGAAAGGCTCAACTGGTGCTAAAACAGAGATACTCAAAACGAAGAAGGATAAACTGGTAATAAGAGACACCCTCATTAGAGATAGAGTACACTTCTTTATAAACAATGGGACATTGAGGATAAATAACACAAGAAGGAATGATTCTGGTGAATACCTGCTAGAAACATTTAATTCAGTAGGGGTAGCACTAGGGACCAGAGGACTACAACTGTTCATCGAAG CTCCAGTGTCCAGTCCTCAGCTGTCCTCTGAGTGTCTGTCCCATGGAGAGATGAGGGTGTCCTGCTACTCTGAGGGGGATGGTCCCCAGTACAGCTGGACTCTGGATGGACAGACGCTGAGAGACACTAAGGCCTCTTCTGATAACGAGACAAACACAATCACTCTGAAGAAAGGCCTGTCAGGAAATCTCACCTGTACCATCAGAAACTACATCAGCAGTGATTCTATCAGCAAGATAATCTCTCCTTGCCCAG AACCAGGAGTCAGTGTGTTTGTTTATTTCCAAATTGCTGAAGTCTTCATTCCGCTGACAATCTGTCTGGGATCATACTATTTCTACAAGAAGGAAACCTATCATCATGAAGAAGGTTAG